One window of the Nicotiana tabacum cultivar K326 chromosome 4, ASM71507v2, whole genome shotgun sequence genome contains the following:
- the LOC107783540 gene encoding uncharacterized protein LOC107783540, whose translation MASFHSLKTLAIVALAISSFVQVTLGDIACENLNEDSCAFAISSNGKRCVLEKHLRRSGEEVYTCRTSEIEADKLKDWIETNECIEACGVDRNALGISSDALLESRFTNKLCSLACYKHCPNIVDLYFNLAAGEGVYLPKLCAEQGKSARREIAEIRSSGLVAPAPESEVKASNFMIAPAMPPF comes from the exons ATGGCTTCATTCCATAGCTTGAAGACTTTGGCCATTGTTGCTCTTGCAATTTCCTCCTTCGTGCAAGTCACCTTAG GGGATATAGCATGCGAGAACCTAAACGAAGACTCGTGTGCCTTCGCCATATCAAGCAATGGGAAGCGTTGCGTGCTAGAGAAACATCTGCGAAGGAGTGGTGAAGAAGTATATACATGCCGCACATCAGAAATAGAGGCTGATAAGCTCAAAGATTGGATTGAAACCAATGAATGCATTGAGGCATGCGGCGTCGATAGAAATGCCCTCGGCATTTCTTCGGACGCACTCCTAGAATCTCGCTTTACTAACAAGCTTTGCTCCCTTGCCTGCTACAAACACTGCCCCAATATTGTTGACCTCTACTTCAACCTTGCCGCTGGTGAAG GTGTATATCTTCCCAAGTTGTGTGCAGAGCAAGGGAAAAGTGCAAGGCGAGAAATAGCGGAGATCAGAAGCTCGGGATTGGTGGCGCCAGCTCCGGAATCAGAAGTCAAGGCCAGCAATTTCATGATTGCTCCGGCAATGCCTCCTTTCTAA